One part of the Nymphaea colorata isolate Beijing-Zhang1983 chromosome 8, ASM883128v2, whole genome shotgun sequence genome encodes these proteins:
- the LOC116259721 gene encoding peroxidase P7-like produces MASFSVFVAVAITILGLLIQGSSHPQLSPDFYSDTCPDLLPIIQHQVQLAVAEERRMGASLLRLFFHDCFVNGCDASVLLDDTPTFIGEKNAVPNKNSIRGFEAIDAIKAAVEEACPGVVSCADILTITARDSVVELGGPYWDVKLGRRDARTASQAAANTSIPPPTGSLDQLITSFHAQGLSVQDMVALSGAHTIGLARCTNFRNRTYHEKNINGLFAREKQESCPRTAGHGDNNLAPLDLQTPTAFDNYYYKNLLVYKGLLHSDQQLFNGGSTDSIVHAYAENPDAFYSDFIAAMIKMGDNKPLTGTDGEIRMECRKVNY; encoded by the exons ATGGCTTCTTTCTCTGTATTTGTTGCGGTTGCCATCACCATTCTGGGCCTCCTCATTCAAGGAAGCTCCCATCCCCAACTCTCCCCTGATTTCTACAGTGACACTTGTCCTGACCTCCTCCCTATCATTCAGCATCAGGTTCAGTTAGCGGTGGCTgaagagaggaggatgggtGCTTCCCTACTTCGCCTTTTCTTCCATGACTGCTTTGTcaat GGGTGTGATGCTTCGGTGCTCTTGGACGATACACCGACGTTCATTGGAGAAAAGAATGCTGTTCCAAATAAAAACTCCATTAGAGGGTTTGAGGCCATTGATGCCATCAAGGCTGCAGTGGAGGAGGCCTGCCCTGGTGTTGTTTCTTGTGCTGACATCCTAACCATCACTGCCAGAGATTCAGTTGTTGAA TTAGGAGGGCCATACTGGGATGTGAAATTGGGAAGAAGGGACGCCAGAACGGCAAGCCAGGCAGCGGCAAACACCAGCATTCCACCTCCCACCGGCAGCCTCGATCAACTCATCACTAGCTTTCATGCACAGGGCCTCTCTGTTCAGGATATGGTTGCACTGTCAG GGGCACACACCATTGGCTTGGCAAGATGCACCAACTTTAGAAACCGCACCTACCATGAGAAGAACATAAATGGGCTCTTTGCCAGAGAAAAGCAAGAGAGCTGCCCAAGAACTGCTGGCCATGGAGACAACAATTTGGCGCCTCTCGATCTGCAGACTCCTACAGCCTTTGACAATTATTACTACAAGAATCTGCTTGTCTATAAGGGCCTCCTCCACTCTGACCAGCAGCTCTTCAATGGCGGATCCACCGACTCCATAGTTCACGCTTACGCCGAAAACCCAGATGCCTTCTATTCCGATTTCATTGCAGCGATGATCAAGATGGGAGATAACAAACCCCTCACTGGTACTGATGGAGAGATAAGGATGGAATGCAGGAAGGTGAACTATTGA
- the LOC116259006 gene encoding peroxidase P7-like → MASFSGLALTLLSVVALLLGNSHAQLTPNFYEDSCPDLLSIVQAQVEIAIKNEKRMGASLLRLFFHDCFVNGCDGSVLLDDTPAFVGEKNAAPNANSVRGFEVIDVIKAAVEEACPGVVSCADILAISARDSVVQLGGPDWQVKLGRRDARTASQAAANSSIPPPTSNLSELISSYAAQGLSVQDMVALSGAHTIGKARCTTFRNRIYEEANIDSFFSNTRKPNCPGTPGQGDDNLAPLDIQTPTRFDNSYFVNLVARKGLLHSDQALFNGGSTDTIVQNYSQNPDAFIQDFITAMIKMGDIKPLTGCSGEIRTNCRRLN, encoded by the exons ATGGCTTCCTTCTCTGGTCTTGCACTCACTCTGCTCTCCGTTGTAGCTCTTCTCCTCGGCAATTCCCATGCTCAGCTCACCCCTAACTTCTACGAAGACTCCTGCCCCGACCTCCTCTCCATAGTTCAGGCTCAGGTTGAGATTGCCATTAAGAACGAGAAGAGGATGGGGGCATCTCTGCTTCGTCTGTTCTTCCACGATTGCTTTGTTAAT GGATGCGATGGCTCTGTTCTTCTTGATGATACCCCAGCTTTCGTTGGAGAGAAGAATGCAGCCCCAAACGCAAACTCTGTCAGAGGGTTTGAGGTGATTGATGTCATCAAGGCTGCAGTTGAGGAAGCCTGCCCTGGGGTCGTCTCCTGCGCTGACATACTAGCCATCAGTGCTAGAGACTCGGTTGTTCAG TTGGGAGGCCCTGATTGGCAAGTGAAGCTTGGGAGAAGGGATGCCAGGACAGCCAGTCAAGCTGCAGCAAATAGCAGCATCCCACCCCCCACAAGCAATCTTAGTGAGCTCATCTCTAGCTATGCAGCACAAGGGCTCTCTGTGCAAGATATGGTTGCTCTATCAG GGGCTCACACTATTGGTAAAGCAAGGTGCACCACCTTCAGAAACCGCATTTACGAAGAAGCCAACATAGACAGCTTCTTTTCTAACACAAGGAAGCCAAACTGCCCGGGCACACCTGGCCAAGGAGACGACAATTTGGCACCTCTTGACATCCAAACTCCAACACGTTTTGACAACAGCTACTTCGTCAACCTGGTCGCCAGGAAAGGCCTCCTTCATTCTGACCAAGCACTCTTCAATGGCGGCTCCACGGATACCATTGTTCAGAACTACAGCCAAAACCCCGATGCCTTCATCCAAGACTTCATCACAGCGATGATCAAGATGGGAGACATCAAGCCTCTTACTGGCTGCAGTGGAGAAATCAGGACCAACTGCAGAAGGTTGAATTAG
- the LOC116259005 gene encoding peroxidase P7-like: MASSSFHAPTLVSILVLLLGNSRAQLTPDFYEDSCPDLLNIVQAQVEIAVQNEKRMGASLLRLFFHDCFVNGCDGSILLDDTPTLIGEKNAAPNANSVRGFEVIDVIKAAVEEACPGVVSCADILAITAKDSVVQLGGPDWEVKLGRRDAMTASQAAANSSIPPPTSNLDQLISKYAAQGLSAQDMVALSGAHTIGQARCTTFRNHIYQETNIDSFFANTRKPNCPGTPGQGDNNLAPLDIQTPTLFDNSYFVNLVAMKGLLHSDQELFNGGSTDAIVQNYSQNPDAFIQDFITAMIKMGDINPLTGSDGEIRTNCRLVN; this comes from the exons ATGGCTTCCTcctcttttcatgctcccaccCTGGTCTCCATTTTAGTGCTTCTTCTCGGCAATTCCCGTGCTCAGCTCACCCCTGACTTCTACGAAGACTCCTGCCCTGACCTCCTCAACATAGTTCAGGCTCAGGTTGAGATTGCTGTTCAGAACGAGAAGAGGATGGGAGCTTCTCTGCTTCGCCTGTTCTTCCATGATTGCTTCGTTAAT GGATGTGATGGCTCTATTCTTCTGGATGATACCCCAACATTAATTGGCGAAAAGAATGCAGCTCCAAATGCAAACTCCGTCAGAGGGTTTGAGGTGATTGATGTCATCAAGGCTGCAGTTGAGGAGGCCTGCCCTGGTGTTGTATCCTGTGCTGACATCCTAGCCATCACTGCTAAAGACTCTGTTGTTCAG TTGGGAGGCCCTGATTGGGAAGTGAAGCTTGGGAGGAGAGATGCCATGACGGCCAGCCAAGCTGCAGCTAACAGCAGCATCCCACCACCCACAAGTAACCTGGATCAACTCATCTCTAAATATGCAGCACAAGGGCTCTCTGCGCAAGATATGGTTGCTCTATCAG GTGCTCACACCATTGGCCAAGCAAGGTGCACCACCTTCAGAAATCACATTTATCAAGAAACCAACATAGATAGCTTCTTCGCTAACACAAGGAAGCCAAATTGCCCAGGCACACCAGGCCAAGGAGACAACAATTTGGCACCTCTTGACATCCAAACTCCAACACTCTTTGACAACAGCTACTTCGTCAACCTGGTCGCCATGAAGGGCCTCCTTCATTCTGACCAAGAGCTCTTCAATGGCGGCTCCACGGACGCCATAGTTCAGAACTATAGCCAAAACCCAGATGCCTTCATCCAAGACTTCATCACAGCCATGATCAAGATGGGAGACATCAATCCTCTTACTGGCTCCGATGGAGAAATCAGGACCAACTGCAGGCTGGTGAATTAG
- the LOC116259046 gene encoding uncharacterized protein LOC116259046, whose translation MASRWLRPEVYPLFAAVGVAVGICGFQLVRNICINPEVRVNKENRAAGILENFSEGERYAEHSLRKFVRNRAPEIMPSLNSFFADPK comes from the exons ATGGCTTCCCGATGGTTGAGACCCGAG GTCTATCCTCTCTTTGCTGCCGTCGGGGTTGCCGTTGGCATCTGCGGGTTCCAATTGGTTCGTAATATCTGCATCAACCCCGAAGTGAG GGTTAATAAGGAAAACAGAGCTGCAGGAATCTTGGAGAACTTTTCCGAAGGGGAAAGATATGCTGAACATAGTCTAAGGAAGTTTGTTCGGAACAGAGCTCCAGAAATCATGCCCTCACTCAACAGTTTCTTCGCTGATCCAAAATGA
- the LOC116258377 gene encoding two-component response regulator ARR17-like isoform X2 yields MACDVPHVLAVDDSLVDRKVIERLLKNSACRVTTVESGRRALQFLGIDGDQQPSLKVNMIITDYCMPGMTGFELLKKIKQSSALREIPVVVMSSEKIVARIDRCLEEGAEDFIVKPLKPSDLKRLKDYLVGKKVVEQVEEGHQAQSRKRKLPSSPLSPSPSSSSLLPCNDLDVIPPASPSSSQPPQKLARLDSQSVTVDSLLA; encoded by the exons ATGGCCTGCGATGTGCCTCACGTCCTCGCCGTCGACGACAGCCTAGTCGACCGGAAAGTTATCGAGCGCCTCCTCAAGAATTCCGCTTGCAGAg TGACTACAGTGGAGAGCGGGAGGCGGGCGCTTCAGTTCCTCGGCATCGACGGCGACCAGCAGCCG AGCTTGAAGGTTAATATGATAATCACGGATTACTGCATGCCCGGAATGACCGGGTTCGAGCTGCTTAAGAAAATCAAG CAATCGTCGGCGTTGAGGGAAATCCCCGTGGTGGTCATGTCGTCGGAGAAAATCGTCGCTCGTATCGACCG GTGCTTGGAGGAAGGGGCGGAGGACTTCATAGTGAAGCCGTTGAAGCCCTCTGATTTGAAGAGGTTGAAGGATTATCTGGTTGGGAAGAAGGTGGTGGAGCAAGTAGAAGAGGGGCATCAAGCGCAGTCCCGCAAGAGGAAGCTGCCCTCCTCCCCATTATCACCATCACCATCGTCCTCATCCTTACTGCCATGCAATGACCTTGACGTCATTCCCCCTGCATCACCCTCTTCGTCGCAGCCTCCACAGAAGCTGGCCAGACTAGACTCTCAGTCCGTAACTGTTGACTCCTTACTGGcgtag
- the LOC116258377 gene encoding uncharacterized protein LOC116258377 isoform X1: MCFLLETIVTLYKKNNERPTSSTSVPVSSFLRKAPVLPLMAKLSLKMLPPFRDEFWWYFHLPIGDRDLSNGRRPSVLWNGWTTGFIIFRLWRLFISGSGPGILACNLAVGLPRLASRYGTLSLDYRSVQGLSGRNFTVSGAIGLSRIENCPADLFRPHLVNHPFKKLTKTLKNYKCLEEGAEDFIVKPLKPSDLKRLKDYLVGKKVVEQVEEGHQAQSRKRKLPSSPLSPSPSSSSLLPCNDLDVIPPASPSSSQPPQKLARLDSQSVTVDSLLA; the protein is encoded by the exons atgtgttttcttttggaGACTATCGTCACATTGTATAAAAAGAACAACGAACGCCCGACGTCTTCAACCTCTGTTCCGGTTTCTTCCTTTCTGCGGAAGGCGCCGGTGCTCCCTTTAATGGCGAAACTGTCCCTTAAGATGCTCCCTCCCTTCCGGGATGAGTTCTGGTGGTACTTTCATCTTCCCATTGGGGACAGGGACCTCTCGAATGGGCGGCGGCCGTCCGTTTTATGGAATGGCTGGACAACGGGATTCATAATCTTTCGACTTTGGAGATTATTCATTTCGGGTTCCGGACCCGGGATTCTCGCTTGTAACTTGGCGGTTGGTCTGCCCCGTCTTGCGTCGCGGTACGGAACATTGAGCCTCGATTATCGATCCGTTCAGGGTCTTTCAGGTCGAAACTTCACAGTGTCAGGAGCAATTGGCCTGTCCAGAATCGAGAACTGTCCGGCGGATCTTTTCCGGCCGCATCTCGTCAACCATCCTTTCAAAAAACTCACAAagactttgaaaaattataa GTGCTTGGAGGAAGGGGCGGAGGACTTCATAGTGAAGCCGTTGAAGCCCTCTGATTTGAAGAGGTTGAAGGATTATCTGGTTGGGAAGAAGGTGGTGGAGCAAGTAGAAGAGGGGCATCAAGCGCAGTCCCGCAAGAGGAAGCTGCCCTCCTCCCCATTATCACCATCACCATCGTCCTCATCCTTACTGCCATGCAATGACCTTGACGTCATTCCCCCTGCATCACCCTCTTCGTCGCAGCCTCCACAGAAGCTGGCCAGACTAGACTCTCAGTCCGTAACTGTTGACTCCTTACTGGcgtag